One window of Brachybacterium ginsengisoli genomic DNA carries:
- the fdhA gene encoding formaldehyde dehydrogenase, glutathione-independent has translation MSSNRAVAYKGPGEVEVIDIDYPGYELKDGPGVNPANVGRKLPHAAILKVVTTNICGSDQHMVRGRTTAPADLVLGHEITGEVIDTGPGVEFIKKGDLVSVPFNISCGRCEMCKTRRTEICLNVNPDRPGSAYGYVDMGGWVGGQAEYVLVPYADWNLLKFPDKDQAMEKILDLTMLSDIFPTGYHGAVTAGVGPGSSVYIAGAGPVGTAAALGAQLLGASVVIMADMNADRLANAAKFGCETIDVSKEDPREGIARILGREEVDAGVDAVGFEARGHGKDAKEAPATVLNTLMDVTRAGGALGIPGLYVTGDPGGVDEAAQEGSLSLRLGLGWAKALSFTTGQCPVMKYHRQLMEAILHDKAKIADAVNAAAISLDDAPAGYAKFDSGVATKYVIDPHGVTGRVQPV, from the coding sequence ATGTCCAGCAATCGTGCGGTCGCGTACAAGGGTCCGGGTGAGGTCGAGGTCATCGACATCGACTACCCGGGATACGAGCTCAAGGACGGCCCGGGGGTGAACCCCGCGAACGTCGGCCGGAAGCTGCCCCATGCGGCGATCCTCAAGGTCGTCACCACGAACATCTGCGGCTCCGACCAGCACATGGTGCGCGGCCGCACGACGGCGCCGGCGGATCTGGTGCTCGGGCACGAGATCACCGGCGAGGTGATCGACACCGGGCCCGGGGTCGAGTTCATCAAGAAGGGAGACCTCGTCTCGGTGCCCTTCAACATCTCCTGCGGCCGCTGCGAGATGTGCAAGACGCGGCGCACCGAGATCTGCCTGAACGTGAACCCGGACCGTCCCGGCAGCGCCTACGGGTACGTGGACATGGGCGGCTGGGTCGGCGGTCAGGCCGAGTACGTGCTGGTCCCGTACGCGGACTGGAACCTGCTGAAGTTCCCGGACAAGGACCAGGCCATGGAGAAGATCCTGGACCTGACCATGCTCTCGGACATCTTCCCCACCGGCTATCACGGCGCGGTCACCGCGGGAGTGGGGCCCGGATCCTCGGTGTACATCGCCGGGGCGGGCCCGGTGGGCACGGCCGCGGCGCTGGGCGCGCAGCTGCTGGGCGCCTCGGTGGTGATCATGGCGGACATGAACGCGGACCGCCTCGCGAACGCGGCGAAGTTCGGCTGCGAGACGATCGACGTCTCGAAGGAGGATCCGCGCGAGGGCATCGCCCGCATCCTGGGCCGCGAAGAGGTCGACGCCGGTGTGGACGCTGTGGGCTTCGAGGCCCGCGGGCACGGCAAGGATGCGAAGGAGGCGCCGGCGACGGTGCTGAACACGCTGATGGACGTGACCCGGGCCGGTGGTGCGCTCGGGATCCCCGGTCTGTACGTGACCGGCGATCCGGGCGGCGTGGACGAGGCGGCGCAGGAGGGCTCGCTGTCGCTGCGGCTGGGACTGGGCTGGGCGAAGGCGCTGTCGTTCACCACCGGCCAGTGCCCGGTGATGAAGTACCACCGTCAGCTGATGGAGGCGATCCTGCACGACAAGGCGAAGATCGCCGACGCCGTGAACGCCGCTGCGATCTCCCTGGACGACGCCCCGGCGGGGTACGCAAAGTTCGACTCGGGTGTCGCCACGAAGTACGTGATCGACCCGCACGGCGTGACCGGCAGGGTCCAGCCCGTCTGA